The following coding sequences lie in one Nitrospirota bacterium genomic window:
- a CDS encoding EAL domain-containing protein, which produces MKSAPLLRILLIEDNPADADLIREMTESCRPRCLLTIAEELSSGLELLEKKPFDVVLLDLGLPDSSGLDTLRSFQEKASELPVIVLTGLADEELAAQAISMGAQDYLVKGQLDSETFLRSSRYAQERKRAELAQYESGRRFRQLADVMPQLVWTADPDGTVDYYNKRVTEFEGFEQGPDGSWHWAPVLHPDDRELTVKAWQHAVKTGERYDVEHRVKRRDGAYHWYLSRGEPVRDSAGRIVKWYGTATDINDLKQTQEALRESEERYRMLFTNMTEGFALGHVEYAGDGSPKDFRFIEINTAFERITGLTRGILGRPISSVLPDLEKSWIETYGRVARTGESVRFENYNKDTNRHYDVYAYSPGKDRFAIIFTDITERKRTEEALRAAQETSDRRLAQLNAVVTHMTEGLVVFDPEGNLLDMNPAALQIHGFKSVETLRRHLDDLTEIFELFDLEGRPLPVEQWPIGRVLKGEVIESYEVRVRRRDTGVTWIASYGGAPVKDPSGRLVLSIVTLRDITERKRLEEEIRHMAHHDALTGLPNRRLFMDIVALELAEARRRHKKLSVLFLDLDRFKEVNDTLGHETGDELLVEVARRLKASIRESDTVARIGGDEFNIILTDVPRAEYAATVAQKILHSFKEPYFIAGHALHITTSIGISICPDDSEDADTLFRYADIAMYHAKELGKDNYQFYNAEINSRSVEKIRFESYLRRTIERGELSVYYQPQVDIRTGRIVCAEALVRWRHPELGVLPSRRFIPAAEETGFVTAIDEWVLRTACAQLKVWHEAGYPPVCVTVNLSAREFRNPQLAATIGRILGETGLSPDCLDIEITESMAMRDIDHTARQLNELTAIGVHISIDDFGTGYSSLSYLKRLPIQRLKIDRSFVKDVTTDPDNRAIIQAVTAMAHTMQMTVVAEGVETEEQLRFLHESRCDEAQGYLFNKPLPPERFTEVMTAGS; this is translated from the coding sequence ATGAAGAGCGCGCCGCTGCTCAGGATACTGCTCATCGAGGACAACCCCGCCGATGCGGACCTCATCCGTGAGATGACGGAGAGCTGCAGACCCCGTTGCCTGCTTACGATCGCGGAGGAGCTTTCTTCCGGGCTGGAGCTGCTGGAGAAAAAGCCGTTCGATGTCGTGCTCCTGGACTTGGGCCTGCCCGACAGCAGCGGCCTCGATACGCTCCGGAGCTTTCAGGAGAAGGCATCGGAGCTCCCCGTTATCGTCTTGACCGGGCTCGCCGATGAGGAGCTCGCCGCACAGGCAATAAGCATGGGAGCGCAGGACTACCTGGTCAAAGGACAGCTCGACAGCGAGACGTTCCTGCGCTCCAGCCGCTATGCCCAGGAACGCAAGCGGGCGGAACTGGCGCAATATGAAAGCGGGAGGCGATTTCGCCAGCTTGCTGATGTGATGCCCCAGCTCGTCTGGACCGCCGACCCCGACGGCACGGTGGACTACTACAACAAGCGCGTAACGGAGTTCGAAGGGTTCGAGCAGGGGCCCGACGGCTCCTGGCACTGGGCGCCGGTGCTGCACCCCGACGACCGCGAGCTCACGGTCAAGGCATGGCAGCACGCCGTGAAGACGGGCGAACGCTACGATGTCGAGCACCGTGTCAAGAGGCGCGACGGCGCCTATCACTGGTATCTCTCGCGGGGCGAGCCCGTCCGGGACAGCGCCGGCAGGATCGTCAAGTGGTATGGAACGGCGACCGATATCAACGACCTCAAACAGACGCAGGAGGCGTTGCGCGAGAGCGAGGAGCGCTACCGCATGCTCTTTACGAACATGACGGAAGGGTTTGCGCTCGGTCACGTCGAATATGCCGGTGACGGTTCTCCGAAAGACTTCCGTTTCATCGAGATCAACACCGCCTTTGAGCGGATAACCGGGCTGACGCGGGGAATACTGGGAAGGCCTATAAGCAGCGTGCTTCCGGACCTGGAGAAGTCCTGGATAGAAACCTATGGCCGCGTTGCCCGGACCGGAGAGTCGGTCAGATTTGAAAATTACAACAAAGATACGAACAGACATTATGATGTGTACGCGTACAGTCCCGGGAAAGACCGCTTCGCGATCATATTCACCGACATCACCGAACGAAAGAGGACGGAAGAAGCGCTGCGTGCCGCCCAGGAGACCAGCGATCGACGGCTCGCCCAGCTGAATGCGGTTGTCACCCATATGACCGAAGGACTCGTCGTATTCGATCCTGAGGGCAACCTGCTCGATATGAACCCTGCGGCTTTGCAGATTCATGGCTTCAAGAGTGTGGAAACACTGCGTCGGCATCTGGATGACCTCACAGAAATCTTCGAGCTCTTTGACCTTGAGGGCCGCCCTCTGCCGGTTGAGCAGTGGCCCATCGGTCGGGTGCTGAAAGGGGAGGTCATTGAATCCTACGAGGTCCGCGTGCGGCGCCGGGATACAGGCGTAACGTGGATCGCCTCCTATGGCGGCGCACCGGTTAAAGATCCGAGCGGGAGACTGGTCCTTTCGATTGTGACCTTGCGCGATATCACCGAAAGGAAAAGGCTGGAAGAGGAGATCAGGCACATGGCGCACCACGATGCCCTGACCGGTCTGCCCAACCGGAGGCTTTTCATGGACATCGTCGCTCTCGAACTTGCAGAAGCACGCCGCCGTCATAAGAAACTGTCGGTCCTCTTCCTCGACCTCGACCGCTTCAAGGAGGTCAATGATACGCTGGGACATGAGACCGGCGACGAGCTCCTGGTGGAGGTCGCCCGGCGGCTCAAGGCGAGCATCAGGGAGTCCGATACCGTTGCCCGTATCGGCGGAGACGAATTCAACATTATCCTCACCGATGTCCCCCGTGCGGAATACGCCGCTACCGTAGCGCAAAAGATCTTGCACTCGTTCAAAGAGCCCTACTTCATCGCCGGCCACGCGCTCCATATCACCACCAGCATCGGCATCAGCATCTGCCCCGACGACAGTGAAGATGCAGATACCCTCTTCAGGTATGCCGATATCGCCATGTACCATGCCAAGGAGCTGGGCAAAGACAACTACCAGTTCTATAACGCTGAAATCAATAGCCGGTCGGTCGAGAAAATCCGCTTCGAAAGCTACCTGCGCCGGACGATCGAGCGTGGAGAGCTCTCGGTCTACTATCAGCCGCAGGTCGATATCAGGACCGGCCGTATCGTCTGTGCGGAGGCGCTGGTCCGCTGGCGGCACCCGGAACTGGGAGTGCTGCCTTCAAGACGGTTTATCCCTGCTGCAGAGGAGACGGGGTTTGTAACGGCCATCGATGAGTGGGTGCTCCGCACCGCCTGTGCGCAGCTCAAAGTATGGCATGAGGCAGGGTATCCTCCCGTGTGCGTTACCGTGAACCTCTCTGCCAGGGAATTCCGGAATCCCCAGCTCGCCGCCACCATCGGGCGCATACTCGGCGAGACCGGCCTGTCCCCGGATTGTCTTGATATAGAGATCACCGAGAGCATGGCGATGCGCGATATCGACCATACGGCCAGACAGCTCAACGAGCTGACCGCCATAGGGGTACACATCTCGATCGACGACTTCGGCACCGGCTATTCGTCCCTGAGCTATCTGAAGCGGCTGCCCATACAGAGGCTCAAGATCGACCGGTCGTTTGTGAAGGATGTCACGACCGACCCGGACAACAGGGCCATTATCCAGGCGGTCACTGCCATGGCGCACACCATGCAGATGACGGTGGTTGCCGAAGGGGTGGAGACCGAAGAGCAGCTCAGGTTCCTGCACGAATCCCGGTGCGACGAAGCACAGGGATATCTCTTCAACAAGCCCCTGCCTCCGGAGCGCTTCACCGAGGTGATGACCGCGGGGAGTTAG
- a CDS encoding HAMP domain-containing sensor histidine kinase: MRRRSIHTRQPCCRDPAGDTMISADRIVHTVKENRLLLLGLAVAAGYWTVEAAIDSFVFGLGSVYERLIPHDANETWMRLIVLLLIIIFSSYAQVLITRSRRLEAERKDMLSMLAHDMKNPLITAAGFVARLLSGKEGPLTGKQVSRLEIVDEELGLLKGMIADFLEFSRLETREHQPVREAMNLKMELYKTVEMARTEAEKKGVSLLLDIPEDIPDTITADAMLITRATTNLLDNAIKYSPRGGTVEIRLAEKGPHILIKVIDTGIGIPEAHLPHVFDLFYRVNRDAKGSGLGLSIVKKIAEAHGGSIEVESASGKGSTFTLVLPKK, from the coding sequence ATGAGGAGGCGATCCATCCATACGAGACAGCCGTGCTGCAGGGACCCGGCCGGTGATACCATGATCAGCGCAGACCGCATCGTCCATACCGTGAAAGAGAACCGCCTGCTCCTCCTGGGACTTGCGGTTGCTGCGGGGTACTGGACTGTCGAGGCCGCCATAGACTCCTTCGTGTTCGGTCTCGGCAGCGTTTACGAGCGCCTCATTCCTCACGACGCCAACGAGACCTGGATGAGGCTCATCGTCCTCCTGCTCATCATTATTTTCAGCAGTTACGCCCAGGTGCTTATCACCAGGAGCAGGCGGCTCGAGGCCGAACGGAAGGACATGCTCTCCATGCTCGCCCACGATATGAAGAACCCCCTTATAACGGCTGCGGGGTTCGTAGCGCGCCTCCTTTCGGGCAAGGAGGGGCCGCTTACCGGCAAGCAGGTCTCCCGCCTCGAGATCGTCGACGAAGAGCTCGGCCTGCTGAAGGGAATGATCGCGGATTTCCTCGAATTTTCTAGGCTCGAAACCAGGGAGCACCAACCGGTCCGGGAAGCGATGAACCTGAAAATGGAGCTCTACAAGACCGTGGAGATGGCGAGGACAGAGGCGGAGAAGAAGGGAGTGAGCCTGCTCCTCGATATTCCCGAGGACATCCCGGACACGATCACCGCCGATGCCATGCTGATCACCAGGGCGACCACCAACCTGCTGGACAACGCGATCAAGTACTCGCCCCGGGGCGGGACGGTAGAGATCCGACTCGCCGAGAAGGGCCCGCATATTCTCATCAAGGTAATCGACACCGGCATAGGCATCCCGGAGGCCCATCTCCCCCATGTCTTCGATCTCTTCTACCGGGTGAACAGGGACGCAAAAGGCTCGGGCCTCGGTCTCTCGATCGTCAAGAAGATAGCAGAGGCGCACGGCGGGAGCATAGAGGTCGAGAGCGCTTCCGGGAAAGGGAGCACTTTTACCCTCGTCCTCCCCAAGAAATGA
- a CDS encoding DUF309 domain-containing protein: MNTIGRGIELFNNGDYFEAHEEWEEEWLNSADPERKRFIQGMIMIAAALHHYKRKELRGTERLLERGLGLLKGSETAAVDLDKQGLIHDAERFARALAARGEGIPGSEFPRIRSVAAAERM; this comes from the coding sequence ATGAACACTATCGGGCGCGGCATAGAGCTCTTCAATAACGGCGACTATTTCGAGGCCCACGAGGAGTGGGAAGAGGAGTGGCTGAACAGCGCCGACCCGGAGCGCAAGCGCTTCATTCAGGGCATGATCATGATCGCAGCAGCGCTCCATCACTACAAACGGAAAGAGCTCAGGGGCACGGAGCGGCTCCTCGAGCGGGGGCTGGGGCTCCTGAAGGGGTCTGAAACGGCAGCGGTCGATCTCGATAAGCAGGGGCTCATTCATGACGCAGAGCGGTTCGCCCGCGCGCTCGCTGCACGGGGAGAAGGGATTCCCGGGAGCGAATTCCCGCGCATAAGGAGCGTGGCAGCAGCGGAGCGCATGTGA
- the nth gene encoding endonuclease III, translating into MDKEKQIREILRRLKKIYPVIRTALHFKAPFELLVATILSAQNTDAGVNKVTENLFKKYRTVKDYAEVPLEELRNDIRTINFYRGKAASIKKTAQIILDQFGGKVPKSMAELVALPGIARKTANVILSGAYGINEGIAVDTHVKRLANRLGLTEHDDPVKIERDLMAVTPREEWANLSHLLIFHGRNICVAKKPKHHECVLYDLCPSRDI; encoded by the coding sequence ATGGACAAGGAGAAACAGATACGCGAGATACTGCGGCGGTTGAAGAAGATCTATCCTGTCATCCGTACCGCCCTGCACTTCAAGGCGCCCTTCGAGCTCCTCGTCGCCACGATACTGTCCGCACAGAATACCGATGCGGGAGTAAACAAGGTGACCGAGAACCTCTTCAAGAAGTACCGGACCGTCAAAGATTATGCCGAAGTCCCTCTCGAAGAGCTCCGGAACGATATCAGGACGATCAACTTCTACCGGGGAAAAGCGGCGAGCATCAAAAAGACAGCTCAAATCATACTCGATCAGTTCGGCGGAAAAGTCCCGAAGTCGATGGCTGAGCTCGTCGCGCTGCCGGGCATTGCGCGGAAGACCGCCAACGTCATCCTCTCGGGCGCTTACGGCATCAACGAGGGGATCGCCGTCGATACCCACGTCAAGCGTCTCGCCAACCGCCTCGGCCTCACGGAGCACGACGACCCGGTCAAGATAGAGAGGGACCTCATGGCGGTCACGCCCCGGGAAGAGTGGGCGAACCTCTCGCACCTCCTCATCTTCCACGGCAGGAACATCTGCGTCGCCAAAAAGCCGAAACACCACGAATGCGTGCTCTACGACCTCTGCCCGTCGAGGGATATATGA
- a CDS encoding DNA-3-methyladenine glycosylase I: MKEKDALVRCLWTGNWALSDPLLVAYHDTEWGVPVHDDRRLFEFLVLEGMQAGLSWLTVLRKRDHFRKAFAGFDPERVARFGGAKVQALLADKGIIRNRLKIEAAVRNARAFIEVRNEFGTFDAYLWRFTGGRPVRNAWRRIEELPSSTPVSDAMSKDLKKRGFSFVGTTICYAFMQAVGMVNDHTVDCFRWQELGGK; this comes from the coding sequence ATGAAGGAAAAAGATGCCCTGGTCCGCTGCCTGTGGACGGGTAATTGGGCTCTCAGCGATCCGCTCCTCGTCGCGTACCACGACACCGAATGGGGCGTGCCGGTGCACGACGACCGCAGGCTCTTCGAGTTCCTCGTCCTCGAGGGGATGCAGGCGGGCCTGAGCTGGCTCACGGTGCTCAGGAAGCGCGATCATTTCAGGAAAGCCTTCGCCGGCTTCGACCCCGAGCGGGTCGCGCGCTTCGGCGGAGCGAAGGTGCAGGCGCTCCTCGCCGATAAGGGGATCATCAGGAACCGCCTGAAGATCGAGGCCGCTGTTCGAAACGCCCGCGCCTTCATCGAGGTGAGGAACGAGTTCGGGACGTTCGATGCCTACCTCTGGCGCTTTACAGGCGGAAGACCGGTCCGGAACGCCTGGAGGCGCATCGAAGAGCTCCCTTCCTCTACGCCGGTGTCGGACGCCATGAGCAAGGACCTCAAGAAGCGGGGATTCTCGTTCGTCGGGACGACCATCTGCTATGCTTTCATGCAAGCGGTGGGGATGGTCAACGACCACACCGTCGATTGTTTCCGCTGGCAGGAGCTGGGGGGAAAGTGA
- a CDS encoding pirin family protein, with amino-acid sequence MSSIVIRQPESIYQIDGEIENGTFHGRWHFSFGDYVDPAHTQFGTLRVFNDDTLSPGAVWPLHPHREIEVVTYCAGGEFRHADEHGKGGVLKKGWVQHTTVGRGMWHSEINNRKDQPMRFIQMWFIPAAHALEPAVEQKNVEQEERTNRLLPLVSNRHPEALRIVSDAGVYSSRLLKGNSIPHSFQPGHGGYLYVLEGGPVRINDHHILTLGAAAVRSTPEITIEAGADAELLLVEVRVP; translated from the coding sequence ATGTCGAGCATCGTTATCAGGCAGCCCGAGAGCATTTATCAGATAGACGGAGAGATCGAGAACGGGACGTTTCACGGCCGCTGGCACTTCTCGTTCGGGGATTACGTCGATCCGGCACATACCCAGTTCGGCACCCTGCGGGTATTCAACGACGATACGCTTTCGCCGGGCGCGGTCTGGCCGCTCCATCCGCACCGCGAGATCGAGGTCGTCACCTACTGCGCCGGCGGCGAGTTCCGGCATGCGGATGAACACGGCAAGGGCGGCGTGCTCAAAAAGGGATGGGTGCAGCATACGACGGTCGGGAGGGGCATGTGGCATTCGGAGATCAATAACCGCAAGGACCAGCCGATGCGGTTCATCCAGATGTGGTTCATTCCCGCGGCCCACGCGCTCGAGCCTGCAGTAGAGCAGAAGAACGTGGAGCAAGAAGAGCGGACGAACCGGCTCCTGCCCCTGGTTTCGAACAGGCACCCCGAAGCACTCAGGATCGTCTCTGATGCCGGGGTCTACTCGAGCCGTCTGCTCAAAGGCAACAGCATACCGCACTCATTTCAGCCCGGACACGGAGGATATCTCTACGTGCTCGAAGGGGGGCCGGTGCGTATCAATGACCACCATATCCTGACGCTCGGCGCTGCAGCGGTGCGCTCGACACCGGAGATAACCATAGAGGCCGGGGCGGATGCAGAGCTGCTCCTCGTCGAGGTGAGGGTGCCATGA
- a CDS encoding YceI family protein, translated as MAKWIIDPDHSVAAFSIRHMMIASVRGQFSNIAGTIHFDPAHIARSSVDMKIEVASITTGIRKRDDHLLSPDFFDAAHFPLITFKSTSVEPIGGSQGRVSGDLTIHGITRPVTFDAEYYGPVNDPFGEGVSMGFSASLTINREDYGITWNQAMEAGGVMVGREVELFIDLEADRADG; from the coding sequence ATGGCCAAATGGATTATCGACCCCGATCACTCTGTCGCCGCCTTTTCTATCCGGCATATGATGATCGCCAGCGTGCGCGGGCAGTTCAGTAATATCGCGGGGACCATTCATTTCGACCCCGCGCATATCGCCCGGTCGTCCGTAGATATGAAGATAGAGGTAGCGAGCATCACCACCGGCATCAGGAAGCGGGATGACCATCTCCTCAGCCCCGACTTCTTCGATGCGGCGCATTTCCCCTTGATCACGTTCAAGAGCACCAGCGTCGAGCCGATCGGCGGCAGCCAAGGCAGGGTCAGCGGCGATCTCACGATCCACGGTATCACCAGGCCGGTGACGTTCGACGCCGAGTATTACGGCCCGGTGAACGACCCCTTCGGCGAGGGCGTGAGCATGGGCTTCAGCGCCTCTCTCACCATCAACCGCGAAGATTACGGTATAACCTGGAACCAGGCGATGGAGGCCGGCGGCGTGATGGTCGGCAGAGAGGTGGAGCTCTTCATCGACCTCGAGGCGGACCGGGCGGACGGGTAA